One Cucumis melo cultivar AY chromosome 8, USDA_Cmelo_AY_1.0, whole genome shotgun sequence genomic window, ACCTCTAccttgtatatatatatacctttttTTACCCTactctcattttctttctaCGACGACTCCTTAACGACGAATGAAATGTTGATATATATAACCATATTTATTATGTAGATACATTGGCCATTTAGAACGAAACATGGGTCCAGAGGGTTCGCTCCAGAAGTGATGGAGCCGTTGTGTATAGCGGAAACATGGAACGCGATGGAGGGGTTGTATGCATCTGGGCAAGCAAGAGCCATTGGTGTGAGCAATTTCTCAACAAAGAAGCTTCAAGATTTGCTTAAAATTGCAAAAGTTCCACCTGCTGTTAACCAAGTTGAATGCCACCCAGTTTGGCAGCAGCCTGCCCTTCACAACTTGTGCAAATCCACTGGTGTTCATCTCTCGGTACTAAATTActactaaatttttttttcacttgAATCAAGGATTAAAATATCATTGTAGATATGGGTTACTTTTTAATTTATAGACTATAGTTTAGTCGTTGCTGGAGACCTAATAATTATGTCATGTTGTGCACACATAGTGTTGTAATGGCTAATGGGGGTGTGAAATGCAGGCATATTCTCCATTGGGATCTCCAGGGAGCTGGCTGAAGGGTGAAATATTGAAGGAACCAATACTGATAGAAATAGGTGAGAAGCTTAACAAATCAGCAGCACAAGTAGCCCTTCGATGGGGGATTCAAAGTGGCCACAGTGTTCTTCCGAAGAGTGTAAATGAGTCAAGAATCATTCAAAACCTTACCTTATTTGATTGGTCAATTCCACCTGAGCTCTTCTCTAAATTCTCTCAGATTCATCAGCAACGTCTTCTTCGAGGCGATTTTGCTGTCCATCAAACTCTAAGCCCTTATAAATCCATCAATGACCTTTGGGATGGTGAAATTTGATATATACATCAGTCAATGTGAAAAATATTGAAGCAAATGCGTACTCTTTTCTCTAACTTGTATTACATATCTTTTTATTAGGATCCCATTTCATATTCATATCGTCCCAAAGTTTGTTAAATTTTGTAAtcataatttcttttctttttacacCCTTTTTGATTAAGTTTATAGTTGTTTTCTTGGTTAAGAAAACCACATAAGAAAATTCTCGAAACCTTCGTGATCTTTATAAGATGCATGGCTACTCCTTTCCTCTTATATTTGTTTGTCAATTGATATAAACAAATTCTTGACCATTTGCCTTTTACTATTAACCgtgttatatatattaattttagaatAAAGTACACTTTTGTTCACTCAAAATTTGAAGTTGATTTCTACTTAGTtcttgaaatttcaaaagatcCAATTTAGTTCCCTAATTAATTTGTAAAGtattatttaattagtttgtttttctggaaaaaaatcataaataatacCTCTAGTATCTATCTTTTATAATTCTCTTATTTGCACTCATTTGTAAAACATAAAAATGTCATCTCTTTGGTCAAATATAAATAGAAATATCAACATATAACAACATTCATattgttgttatatattttgaCTAATAAGATGTCCAATTTTATATCAAAAGTCAAACCAGTAGATCGACTTATTTAAACGATCGATCAAAACTATCGACCACGTTGGTACTGGCCTCGATTCTCCTCGTATTTTACCCAACAAAACTAGCTCACAGTTCGCAATATCTGACCCCCATACTCCATACAACCAATATCAAATTAAATACCCAAACATAAAACCCCAAGGAAAAGCTTATAATTCAATATAACACATCCAACAAGACATATGTTTACTTAATTTGCTTTCAAATACACATATTTCACACTTGAAGACCcaaaaaaggggggggggggggggggggaaagACACCATATATTTCAGAAATAACTGTTGGCCTTTTGAATTATTTAGCTAAAGAAAAGGGAGGAGATGAAGGAAGCAATACTCCCATTCCCAGACACAGAAGAAAGCATGGATGGCAAAATTCCCT contains:
- the LOC103490519 gene encoding NADPH-dependent aldo-keto reductase, chloroplastic-like; protein product: MENALHFDLNTGAKIPAVGLGTWKAPPGVVGEAVKTAVKVGYRHIDCAHVYDNEKEVGVALKELFSTGVVLRSDMFITSKLWCSDQAPEDVCKALSKSLEDLQLDYIDLYLIHWPFRTKHGSRGFAPEVMEPLCIAETWNAMEGLYASGQARAIGVSNFSTKKLQDLLKIAKVPPAVNQVECHPVWQQPALHNLCKSTGVHLSAYSPLGSPGSWLKGEILKEPILIEIGEKLNKSAAQVALRWGIQSGHSVLPKSVNESRIIQNLTLFDWSIPPELFSKFSQIHQQRLLRGDFAVHQTLSPYKSINDLWDGEI